Proteins found in one Microbacterium sp. LWS13-1.2 genomic segment:
- a CDS encoding MFS transporter translates to MRLPREVMILAFISFLSSIGLGIVVPSLPALGADYGVGIAAMSVAISGFAAARLMTNLTLTPILRRMRLQPVLAIGLAFQGLTTITAGLAQDYTSFILLRSISGAGSAAFTIASTALMVAVAPSDRRGRSMSLLAAMTGIGTVSGPALGGLLVTIDPHLPLIVYGSSLCVAAVVTLVFLHRVRTIRTVSRQAAEAADPEAAALGAGRSLLRRLLSDNLFVTVVVCQAVNGGLYYGVRSAILPTYMELIGYTAGFVGLLLTVGAVSQVIASTASGTISDRIGRFPMLAGSYVAAIASFTLFLFADAAVAIAVISFAALGLASGLQQSTAGALLADSPNGRTAAAAGIYWITFDVTAIIGPTVGGIVAEAFGMPWVLIGGIVLLVAALANAVRSWWRSARGRPGAA, encoded by the coding sequence ATGAGGCTGCCCCGCGAGGTGATGATCCTCGCCTTCATCAGCTTCCTGTCCTCCATCGGGCTCGGCATCGTGGTGCCTTCTCTGCCGGCCCTCGGCGCCGACTACGGCGTCGGCATCGCCGCCATGAGCGTCGCGATTAGCGGTTTCGCTGCGGCGCGACTGATGACGAACCTCACGCTCACACCCATCCTTCGTCGCATGCGCCTGCAGCCGGTCCTCGCGATCGGCCTGGCGTTCCAGGGCCTGACGACGATCACGGCCGGGCTGGCCCAGGACTACACGTCCTTCATCCTGCTGCGATCGATCAGCGGCGCGGGCAGCGCGGCCTTCACGATCGCCTCGACGGCCCTCATGGTGGCGGTGGCTCCCTCCGACCGCCGCGGCCGGTCGATGAGCCTGCTAGCCGCGATGACGGGCATCGGCACGGTGTCCGGGCCGGCGCTGGGCGGTCTCCTGGTGACGATCGACCCCCACCTGCCACTCATCGTGTACGGCTCGTCGCTGTGCGTGGCCGCTGTGGTGACCCTTGTCTTCCTGCATCGCGTGCGCACGATCCGCACCGTGTCCCGCCAGGCGGCCGAGGCCGCGGACCCGGAGGCGGCCGCCCTCGGCGCCGGGCGAAGCCTTCTGCGGCGCCTTCTGAGCGACAACCTGTTCGTCACGGTCGTCGTGTGCCAGGCGGTCAACGGCGGGCTCTACTACGGCGTGCGCAGCGCCATCCTGCCCACTTACATGGAGCTGATCGGCTATACCGCGGGATTCGTCGGACTCCTGCTGACAGTGGGTGCGGTCTCGCAGGTCATCGCCTCGACGGCGTCGGGCACGATATCGGACCGCATCGGAAGATTCCCGATGCTCGCGGGGTCCTACGTCGCCGCGATCGCGAGCTTCACGCTCTTCCTCTTCGCGGACGCCGCGGTCGCGATCGCCGTGATCTCCTTCGCAGCCCTGGGGCTCGCCAGCGGTCTGCAGCAGTCGACCGCCGGCGCGCTCCTCGCCGACTCGCCCAACGGGCGCACGGCGGCAGCGGCGGGCATCTACTGGATCACGTTCGACGTCACGGCCATCATCGGACCCACCGTCGGCGGCATCGTGGCAGAGGCCTTCGGCATGCCGTGGGTGCTGATCGGCGGCATCGTCCTGCTGGTCGCCGCGCTGGCGAACGCTGTGCGGTCCTGGTGGCGGTCCGCGCGCGGAAGGCCGGGAGCGGCATGA
- a CDS encoding CoA transferase, with translation MTALAGVRVLDLSGGIAGPVATMFLADFGADVIRVDGPAPDPQAANPGYAVWHRNKRSVVVDPAHHADLEWLAASVAGADVVVLGHGSELSDWGSAVARAGQENSHLITVRLPAYLDGHAPWGGGESHLLLAAVGGQAMRQASVCGGAIASMSPHLSYIHGLWAATCAVAALVERTVSSLGQTVTVTGVNALIGANIYSVSTSPNAPDPLTTVGPAGRHPTYRHFLCGDGKWMAIGALGPKFEERLLRALGLDSVIEDERIAGVTARMALPENLPWVRDLLESAFSSRTREEMLTLVEGIGIPCGPMNSREEWFDSEIVRAIGMHVSVEDPERGTVEMPGVPIVLTRTPGGVTRPAPSVGQHNGIAPWPAKAAQPDVQPRFVPGPLSGFRVLNMGTFVASPYAGLLLSELGAEVIKVEPITGDPFRVSGYTVNRGMRSVSIDLSTAAGQAVFHRLAETADIVMDAMRPGVMKKLNIDYEALSAVNPRIVTQSLSAYGQGGIQAHRPGVDMVIQAESGMMSAWGGSDDPVGNTIAINDVASAAMSALVALLGLYERQISGHGQRTWNSLAATSVFLQMEEMVRYEGRPSPVVGSADFRGAHPLRSYYEAQDGWLGIDVHTFDDNAAVERLQAAGVIGDGPVRDELAAAIAALTVADALRALAHAGIPSARARKVSEVLRDPELLEAEAFHIRPADDGTTFMQSGRYAAFSRTQRRGPMSPPGNGEHTRPLLAAIGVAPTEVDELIAERTVFAGGPVVHQLPISYR, from the coding sequence GTGACGGCCTTGGCCGGGGTTCGGGTCCTCGACCTCTCCGGCGGCATCGCGGGGCCGGTCGCGACGATGTTCCTGGCAGACTTCGGCGCCGACGTCATCCGCGTCGACGGGCCCGCGCCCGACCCCCAGGCCGCCAATCCGGGCTACGCCGTCTGGCACCGCAACAAGCGCAGCGTGGTTGTGGATCCCGCTCATCACGCCGACCTGGAGTGGCTCGCGGCGTCGGTCGCCGGGGCGGATGTCGTCGTGCTCGGGCACGGCTCGGAGCTGTCGGACTGGGGTTCCGCCGTCGCGCGTGCCGGTCAGGAGAACTCCCACCTCATCACCGTCCGCCTCCCCGCCTACCTCGACGGTCATGCCCCGTGGGGCGGCGGGGAGTCCCACCTGCTGCTGGCCGCGGTCGGTGGGCAGGCGATGCGGCAGGCCTCCGTCTGCGGCGGGGCGATCGCCAGCATGTCGCCGCACCTGTCCTACATCCACGGGCTGTGGGCGGCGACCTGCGCCGTCGCCGCGCTCGTGGAGCGGACCGTGTCGAGTCTCGGCCAGACGGTCACGGTGACGGGCGTGAACGCGCTGATCGGGGCGAACATCTACTCGGTGAGCACGAGCCCGAATGCTCCCGACCCGCTGACGACCGTGGGTCCTGCCGGTCGGCATCCCACCTACCGCCACTTCCTGTGCGGCGACGGCAAATGGATGGCCATCGGGGCGCTGGGTCCGAAGTTCGAAGAGCGCCTCCTGCGCGCACTCGGGCTGGACAGCGTCATCGAGGACGAGCGGATCGCGGGCGTGACCGCTCGGATGGCGCTGCCCGAGAACCTCCCCTGGGTGCGCGACCTGCTGGAGTCGGCGTTCTCGTCTCGAACGCGTGAGGAGATGCTGACGCTGGTGGAGGGCATCGGGATCCCGTGCGGACCGATGAACTCGCGCGAGGAATGGTTCGACAGCGAGATCGTCCGCGCGATCGGCATGCACGTCTCGGTGGAGGACCCGGAGCGAGGCACGGTCGAGATGCCCGGTGTGCCGATCGTGCTGACGCGCACCCCCGGCGGGGTCACCAGGCCCGCCCCGTCGGTCGGACAGCACAACGGCATCGCGCCGTGGCCCGCCAAGGCGGCGCAGCCCGACGTGCAACCGCGGTTCGTGCCGGGTCCGCTGTCGGGGTTCCGCGTGCTCAACATGGGCACGTTCGTCGCCTCGCCCTACGCGGGGCTGCTCCTGAGCGAGCTCGGCGCCGAGGTCATCAAGGTGGAACCGATCACCGGCGACCCGTTCCGGGTGTCTGGTTACACCGTCAACCGCGGCATGCGCAGCGTCTCCATCGACCTGTCCACCGCGGCGGGGCAGGCGGTGTTCCACCGCCTCGCCGAGACCGCCGACATCGTGATGGACGCGATGCGGCCCGGGGTGATGAAGAAGCTCAACATCGACTACGAGGCGCTCTCCGCGGTGAACCCGCGCATCGTCACGCAGTCGCTCTCCGCCTACGGGCAGGGCGGTATCCAGGCCCACCGGCCGGGAGTCGACATGGTCATCCAGGCGGAGAGTGGCATGATGTCCGCCTGGGGCGGCTCCGACGACCCGGTGGGAAACACCATCGCGATCAACGATGTGGCCAGCGCTGCGATGAGCGCCCTCGTGGCACTGCTGGGGCTGTACGAGCGCCAGATATCCGGTCACGGACAGCGCACGTGGAACTCGCTGGCGGCGACATCGGTGTTCCTGCAGATGGAGGAGATGGTCAGATACGAGGGCCGTCCGTCCCCCGTCGTCGGAAGCGCGGACTTCCGCGGCGCCCACCCGCTGCGCTCGTACTACGAGGCGCAAGACGGCTGGCTCGGCATCGACGTGCACACGTTCGACGACAACGCCGCGGTAGAGCGCTTGCAAGCGGCGGGGGTGATCGGCGACGGACCGGTGCGCGACGAACTCGCGGCCGCGATCGCCGCACTCACCGTGGCCGACGCGCTGCGCGCGCTCGCGCACGCGGGCATCCCCTCGGCACGCGCACGCAAGGTCTCGGAGGTGCTGCGCGACCCCGAGCTGCTCGAGGCGGAGGCCTTCCACATCCGCCCGGCCGACGACGGGACGACATTCATGCAGTCGGGCCGCTACGCCGCGTTCAGCCGCACACAGCGTCGCGGTCCGATGTCGCCCCCGGGCAACGGGGAGCACACCCGTCCCCTGCTCGCCGCCATCGGGGTGGCGCCGACCGAGGTGGATGAGCTCATCGCGGAGAGGACGGTGTTCGCCGGCGGTCCGGTGGTGCATCAGCTACCGATCAGCTATCGCTGA
- a CDS encoding FAD-dependent oxidoreductase: MAGGLVIVGASLSGLRAAQAARREGYEGAITLIGDETHLPYDRPPLSKAYLAEDGQPDYYVTEGELAEQSIALRLSTRVSELDPDAREIVLSDGERVAFDELIIATGASPRHLPGAPELDGIVTLRTLDDALAIRGRLRAGLDVVIIGAGFIGSEIASSAHEKGATVTILEAAPVPLVRAVGEVVGAAISTLHERNGVRLVCGAKIEALLGEGRIEAVELAGGERIPADLVVVGIGAAPATSWLASSGIELHPIDGGVVCNAYLQSSIPGVYAAGDVTHWPNGVMDITMRLENWTSAADQGARAGINAVLPDKRAPFETVPYFWSDWYKSRIQFVGSATAESVSFASGGPEEDKFVALYRTGDRLVGAATLNEQRKIMKLRRLIQQRAPYTDALALLEPADGDVARLSA, translated from the coding sequence ATGGCCGGCGGGCTGGTGATCGTCGGCGCCTCGCTCTCGGGGCTGCGCGCCGCGCAGGCCGCACGCCGTGAGGGGTACGAGGGCGCCATCACCCTCATCGGCGACGAGACCCACCTGCCGTACGACCGGCCGCCGCTGTCGAAGGCCTACCTCGCCGAAGACGGTCAGCCGGACTACTACGTGACGGAGGGCGAGCTGGCCGAGCAGAGCATCGCGCTGCGCCTGTCCACCCGTGTGTCCGAGCTCGACCCCGACGCGCGCGAGATCGTGCTGAGCGATGGGGAGCGAGTGGCGTTCGACGAACTGATCATCGCAACCGGCGCCAGCCCGCGGCACCTGCCGGGCGCGCCCGAGCTCGACGGCATCGTCACCCTGCGCACCCTCGATGATGCGCTCGCGATCCGCGGACGGCTGCGCGCCGGGCTCGACGTCGTCATCATCGGCGCCGGCTTCATCGGCTCGGAGATCGCGTCGTCCGCCCATGAGAAGGGCGCGACGGTGACGATCCTCGAGGCGGCGCCCGTGCCGCTCGTGCGCGCGGTGGGGGAGGTGGTGGGCGCAGCGATCTCTACCCTGCATGAGCGCAACGGGGTGCGCCTGGTGTGCGGCGCGAAGATCGAGGCGCTCCTCGGGGAGGGCCGGATCGAGGCCGTGGAGCTCGCCGGCGGCGAGCGGATCCCCGCCGATCTCGTGGTCGTGGGCATCGGCGCCGCGCCCGCGACGTCGTGGCTCGCATCGTCCGGCATTGAGCTGCACCCGATCGACGGCGGAGTGGTGTGCAACGCTTACCTGCAGTCCTCGATCCCGGGCGTGTACGCGGCCGGGGACGTCACCCACTGGCCGAACGGGGTGATGGACATCACGATGCGGCTGGAGAACTGGACCAGCGCCGCCGACCAGGGTGCGCGCGCCGGGATCAACGCCGTTCTTCCCGACAAGCGAGCGCCTTTCGAGACGGTGCCCTACTTCTGGAGCGACTGGTACAAGAGCCGTATCCAGTTCGTCGGCAGCGCCACCGCCGAAAGCGTCAGCTTCGCCTCCGGCGGTCCCGAAGAGGACAAGTTCGTGGCCCTCTACCGCACCGGCGACCGGCTGGTGGGCGCGGCCACCCTCAACGAGCAGCGGAAGATCATGAAGCTGCGCCGCCTCATCCAACAACGGGCGCCCTATACGGACGCCCTCGCACTGCTCGAGCCGGCCGACGGCGACGTCGCCCGCCTCTCGGCATGA
- a CDS encoding aldehyde dehydrogenase family protein: protein MTTPTDELLTVPATSGGADLPTAATLPVLNPATGRPFALAPAVTPEQLSGVFETAQAAFEDWRKDDDRRRQVLRDLASALRENIDELAPILTAEQGHPLSDSVGELQASAMWFDYYADLELPKEIIRDDAEAYEEVVRRPMGVVSAITPWNFPIALAVWKIAPALRAGNTMVVKPSQYTPMATLALGRLARGIVPDGVLNVVSGGLGSAMVAHPIPRKVSFTGSTEVGKTVALNAAEDLKRVTLELGGNDPAIILPDVDVAEIAERLFWNGFNNNGQLCFAVKRVYAHRDIKDDLVEALAEIAKKVRVADGMSEGAQLGPINNSAQFDRVAELVDDAVRGGARVAAGGNRIGDEGYFYTPTILDNVDDGVRVVDEEQFGPVLPVVSFTDEADAVRRANASEFGLTASVWSGDPERAMALAPSIDAGQVAINRHGRGVRPHLPFGGHKWSGIGVENGPWGLYGFTEIQVLAGPSRQ, encoded by the coding sequence ATGACCACTCCCACCGATGAGCTGCTGACCGTCCCGGCCACCAGCGGCGGCGCCGACCTCCCGACGGCCGCGACCCTGCCGGTGCTCAACCCCGCGACGGGCCGTCCGTTCGCGCTCGCGCCGGCGGTGACGCCCGAGCAGCTGTCCGGCGTCTTCGAGACCGCGCAGGCCGCGTTCGAGGATTGGCGGAAGGACGACGACCGCCGTCGGCAGGTGCTGCGCGACCTGGCGAGCGCGCTGCGCGAGAACATCGACGAGCTCGCTCCGATCCTAACCGCGGAGCAGGGCCACCCGCTGTCCGACTCGGTCGGGGAGCTGCAGGCCTCGGCGATGTGGTTCGACTACTACGCCGACCTCGAGCTGCCGAAGGAGATCATCCGCGACGACGCCGAGGCCTACGAGGAGGTCGTGCGTCGTCCCATGGGCGTCGTGAGCGCGATCACCCCGTGGAACTTCCCCATCGCACTCGCGGTGTGGAAGATCGCGCCGGCGCTGCGGGCGGGCAACACCATGGTCGTCAAGCCGTCGCAGTACACCCCGATGGCCACGCTCGCGCTTGGGCGGCTTGCGCGCGGCATCGTGCCCGACGGCGTCCTCAACGTCGTATCGGGTGGCCTCGGCTCCGCGATGGTCGCGCATCCCATCCCGCGCAAGGTGAGCTTCACCGGTTCCACGGAGGTCGGCAAGACCGTCGCGCTCAACGCCGCGGAAGACCTCAAGCGTGTCACGCTCGAACTCGGCGGCAACGACCCGGCGATCATCCTGCCCGACGTGGATGTCGCGGAGATCGCCGAGCGCCTCTTCTGGAACGGGTTCAACAACAACGGCCAGCTGTGCTTCGCGGTGAAGCGCGTCTACGCGCACCGCGACATCAAGGACGATCTCGTCGAGGCGCTTGCCGAGATCGCGAAGAAGGTCCGCGTCGCCGACGGCATGAGCGAGGGTGCACAGCTCGGCCCCATCAACAACAGCGCGCAGTTCGACCGCGTGGCCGAGCTCGTCGACGACGCCGTGCGCGGCGGCGCACGTGTGGCCGCGGGCGGCAACCGAATCGGCGACGAGGGGTACTTCTACACCCCGACCATCCTCGACAACGTCGACGACGGAGTCCGAGTCGTCGACGAGGAGCAGTTCGGACCGGTGCTGCCTGTCGTGTCCTTCACCGATGAGGCGGACGCGGTGCGTCGCGCCAACGCGAGCGAGTTCGGTCTCACCGCCTCCGTGTGGAGCGGCGACCCCGAGCGCGCCATGGCGCTGGCTCCGAGCATCGACGCCGGCCAGGTGGCGATCAACCGGCACGGCCGCGGGGTGCGCCCGCATCTGCCCTTCGGGGGTCACAAGTGGAGCGGCATCGGCGTCGAGAACGGGCCGTGGGGCCTTTACGGGTTCACCGAGATCCAGGTGCTCGCCGGACCCTCGCGGCAGTGA
- a CDS encoding aldehyde dehydrogenase family protein, with translation MTLQQASTREWSATSDGADLRAMRTFDVVNPSTGQVFAQAPDIHPDQLDEVFTGAHTAFLKWRTDDDFRRERMRRAAAVIEDHAAALAPVLTMEQGKPVADSTREFLGSARWLRYYADLEVPRQVIRDDAEAYEEVFHRPLGVVSAITPWNFPITLAMWKIAPALRAGNTLVVKPSPYTPLATLALGELLRGILPDGVLNIVTGLDALGAGMVSHPVPRKVSFTGSTTVGKKVALGAAPALKRVTLELGGNDPAIVLPDVDVDEIAPRLFWNAFGNNGQICVAVKRVYAHESVRPRLVEALGELARSVKVGDGFDEGVRLGPVNNRPQLDHVAALVDEATGRGARVVAGGQTLGGDGYFYAPTVLDGVDDTFRVVAEEQFGPVLPVLSYRDEDDAIRRANDSVYGLTASVWSADLDHAARIAERMDSGQVGINAHARGMLPHLPFGGHKWSGVGVENGPWGLYSFTELQVIVGPPRVGR, from the coding sequence GTGACCCTTCAGCAGGCGTCGACCCGCGAGTGGTCGGCTACCTCGGACGGCGCCGACCTGCGCGCCATGCGCACCTTCGACGTCGTGAACCCGTCGACGGGCCAGGTCTTCGCCCAGGCGCCCGACATCCACCCCGATCAACTCGACGAAGTTTTCACCGGCGCGCACACCGCATTCCTGAAGTGGCGGACCGACGACGACTTCCGGCGGGAGAGGATGCGTCGAGCGGCAGCGGTCATTGAGGACCACGCGGCTGCGCTCGCCCCAGTGCTGACGATGGAGCAGGGGAAGCCGGTCGCCGACTCCACGCGTGAGTTCCTCGGGTCAGCCCGGTGGCTGCGTTACTACGCCGACCTCGAGGTGCCGCGCCAGGTGATCCGCGACGACGCGGAAGCGTACGAGGAGGTGTTCCACCGTCCGCTCGGTGTCGTGAGCGCCATCACGCCGTGGAACTTCCCCATCACGCTCGCCATGTGGAAGATCGCCCCCGCGCTGCGCGCGGGCAACACTCTCGTAGTCAAGCCCTCGCCATACACCCCACTCGCGACCCTGGCTCTCGGGGAGCTTCTGCGTGGCATCCTGCCCGACGGGGTCCTGAACATCGTCACCGGCCTCGACGCCCTCGGCGCCGGCATGGTGTCGCACCCCGTGCCGCGCAAGGTGAGCTTCACCGGCTCCACCACCGTCGGCAAGAAGGTGGCGCTCGGGGCGGCGCCCGCCCTGAAGCGGGTGACGCTGGAGTTGGGCGGGAACGACCCCGCCATCGTCCTGCCGGACGTGGACGTCGACGAGATCGCGCCGCGGCTGTTCTGGAACGCGTTCGGCAACAATGGCCAGATCTGCGTCGCTGTCAAGCGGGTCTATGCGCACGAGTCCGTCCGGCCCCGCCTCGTCGAAGCCCTCGGCGAGTTGGCCCGATCGGTGAAGGTCGGCGACGGCTTCGACGAGGGCGTGCGCCTGGGCCCGGTGAACAACCGTCCGCAGCTCGATCATGTGGCGGCGCTCGTCGACGAGGCAACCGGCCGCGGCGCTCGTGTGGTCGCGGGCGGGCAGACTCTGGGCGGCGACGGCTACTTCTACGCGCCGACCGTCCTCGACGGCGTCGACGACACCTTCCGCGTCGTCGCCGAGGAGCAGTTCGGCCCTGTGCTGCCCGTGCTCAGCTACCGCGACGAGGACGATGCGATCCGCCGCGCGAACGACAGCGTGTACGGGCTCACGGCCTCCGTCTGGTCGGCTGATCTCGATCACGCCGCCCGTATCGCCGAACGCATGGACTCCGGCCAGGTGGGCATCAACGCCCACGCGCGGGGGATGCTGCCACATCTGCCCTTCGGGGGGCACAAGTGGAGCGGGGTCGGCGTGGAGAACGGGCCGTGGGGCCTCTACAGCTTCACAGAACTGCAGGTCATCGTGGGACCGCCCCGCGTCGGCCGGTAG
- a CDS encoding ferredoxin: MTAWKREGRTGRSGESSMEKSMEIVVDRGRCTGIGICESVDPDRFEVGADGSLVVLDPMVTEGDLALAEEAIRSCPAAALKLHRIEEAA; the protein is encoded by the coding sequence TTGACCGCATGGAAGCGGGAGGGACGGACCGGGCGGTCCGGCGAGTCATCGATGGAGAAGTCAATGGAGATTGTGGTAGATCGCGGCCGCTGCACCGGCATCGGCATTTGCGAGTCCGTCGACCCGGACCGCTTCGAGGTCGGCGCAGACGGTTCGCTCGTCGTTCTCGACCCGATGGTGACGGAGGGCGACCTCGCGCTCGCCGAGGAGGCCATCCGCTCCTGCCCGGCCGCAGCGCTCAAGCTGCACCGGATCGAGGAGGCCGCCTGA
- a CDS encoding cytochrome P450: MTITTPDGNGPFTREHPLTTDEDISSDAFWHQTFEARDETFARLRAEAPVSWHESRHVTDVPEEYHEAGFWALTKKEDITFASQNHQIFSSDQANGGVTFRAIDRSAAAPPTFLTMDPPNHTRYRQIMSAAFTPKAVNRLSEKINERAEQIVSAVEGGGEFDFVKDVAAKLPMLTVADLVGVPESLVRTFAEAGDNFVGAGDPEFAVEGLSRQEFAFQQIQVLTQIGADLVEYRRSNPGDDIATALANFEPDGKPLSTQDIGSMMLLLSVAGNDTTKQTTSRSVVSLWRNPDQKAWLTEDFDGRIAASIEEFVRHASPVIQFARTAMEDVEIRGQQIERGDKVVLFYCSGNRDEESWPDAHVFDLQRERVPHVGFGGGGVHYCLGNGVAKAQLRALFREILTRLPDMEVGEPEYLRSDFINGVKHLPVRIPA, from the coding sequence GTGACCATCACGACGCCCGACGGCAACGGCCCCTTCACGCGGGAGCACCCTCTGACCACCGACGAGGACATCAGCTCTGACGCGTTCTGGCATCAGACATTCGAGGCACGCGACGAGACTTTCGCGCGGCTGCGGGCGGAAGCCCCCGTCAGCTGGCACGAGAGTCGCCACGTCACCGATGTTCCGGAGGAGTACCACGAGGCGGGGTTTTGGGCGCTGACGAAGAAGGAGGACATCACCTTCGCCAGCCAGAACCACCAGATCTTCAGCTCGGACCAGGCCAACGGCGGGGTCACCTTCCGGGCGATCGACCGCAGCGCCGCCGCTCCGCCCACTTTCCTCACGATGGATCCGCCCAACCACACGCGCTATCGACAGATCATGAGCGCGGCTTTCACGCCCAAGGCGGTCAACCGACTCAGCGAGAAGATCAACGAGCGCGCAGAGCAGATCGTCAGCGCCGTCGAGGGCGGCGGCGAGTTCGACTTCGTCAAGGATGTCGCGGCCAAGCTCCCGATGCTCACCGTCGCCGACCTCGTGGGCGTGCCGGAGAGCCTCGTGCGCACCTTCGCCGAGGCGGGCGACAACTTCGTCGGCGCGGGAGACCCCGAGTTCGCGGTGGAGGGCCTCAGCCGGCAGGAGTTCGCCTTCCAGCAGATCCAGGTGCTCACGCAGATCGGTGCCGACCTCGTGGAGTACCGCCGGTCGAACCCCGGTGACGACATCGCAACCGCGCTGGCCAACTTCGAGCCGGACGGCAAGCCGCTGAGCACCCAGGACATCGGCTCGATGATGCTGCTGCTGAGCGTCGCGGGCAACGACACGACCAAGCAGACGACGTCGCGCTCGGTGGTCTCGCTGTGGCGCAACCCCGACCAGAAGGCGTGGCTCACCGAGGACTTCGACGGGCGCATCGCCGCGTCGATCGAGGAGTTCGTCCGTCACGCCTCTCCCGTCATCCAGTTCGCTCGGACGGCCATGGAGGACGTCGAGATCCGCGGTCAGCAGATCGAGCGCGGTGACAAGGTCGTGCTCTTCTACTGCTCGGGCAACCGTGACGAGGAGTCGTGGCCGGATGCGCATGTGTTCGACCTGCAGCGCGAGCGTGTCCCGCACGTCGGGTTCGGTGGCGGCGGCGTGCACTACTGTCTGGGCAACGGTGTCGCCAAGGCGCAACTGCGGGCACTGTTCCGCGAGATCCTCACGCGTCTGCCCGACATGGAGGTGGGCGAGCCCGAATATCTCCGGAGCGATTTCATCAACGGCGTCAAGCACCTCCCGGTGCGGATCCCGGCCTGA
- a CDS encoding NAD(P)-dependent alcohol dehydrogenase: MRAAVLRGVDRPFEIEEVAVGELRPDEVLVRVVASGMCHTDLILRNPARASEFTPIIAGHEGAGVVEEVGSTVTRVSPGDHVLLSFDSCGWCRACLTGAPAYCEEFNARNMFGVRADGTAAITDGDGATVRNRWFGQSSFAERAVATERNLVVVAPDLPLELLGPLGCGLQTGAGSVFNEMKLAPGQSIAVFGAGAVGLAAVMAAKIAGAGEIVVVDLHLSRLKLAQELGATRVVPGDADDVLEQVKGDTDGVDFSFDTTAVTGVIATAISALRQGGKAVLVGAGSGRIDISPLLLVGRTVTFVLEGGAVPQVLLPQLVRYWREGVFPFEKLVRTYPLSEINQAEADSLSGATIKPILVMS, from the coding sequence ATGCGCGCCGCTGTCCTGCGCGGTGTCGACCGCCCTTTCGAGATTGAAGAGGTCGCTGTCGGCGAGCTCCGCCCCGACGAGGTGCTCGTTCGCGTCGTCGCCAGCGGCATGTGCCACACCGACCTCATCCTGCGAAACCCCGCGCGGGCGTCCGAGTTCACGCCGATCATCGCGGGACACGAGGGTGCGGGCGTGGTGGAGGAGGTCGGCAGCACCGTGACCCGTGTCAGCCCCGGCGACCACGTGCTGCTCAGCTTCGACTCCTGCGGGTGGTGTCGCGCATGTCTCACCGGAGCACCCGCCTACTGCGAGGAGTTCAACGCCCGCAACATGTTCGGCGTGCGAGCCGACGGCACCGCTGCGATCACCGACGGAGACGGGGCGACGGTGCGCAACCGCTGGTTCGGCCAGTCGTCCTTCGCCGAGCGCGCGGTCGCGACCGAGCGCAATCTCGTCGTCGTCGCGCCCGACCTCCCGCTGGAGCTCCTCGGCCCGCTGGGCTGCGGCTTGCAGACAGGCGCGGGCTCGGTCTTCAACGAGATGAAGCTCGCGCCGGGGCAGAGCATCGCCGTGTTCGGGGCGGGTGCGGTCGGGCTCGCCGCCGTCATGGCCGCGAAGATCGCCGGTGCGGGAGAGATCGTCGTGGTCGACTTGCATCTCTCGCGTCTGAAGCTCGCCCAGGAGCTGGGCGCGACGAGGGTCGTCCCCGGCGACGCCGACGATGTCCTCGAGCAGGTCAAGGGCGATACCGACGGGGTCGACTTCTCGTTCGACACGACCGCGGTGACCGGCGTGATCGCTACCGCGATCTCGGCGCTGCGGCAGGGCGGCAAAGCGGTGCTCGTCGGAGCCGGAAGCGGACGCATCGACATATCGCCGCTCCTTCTCGTGGGGCGGACGGTGACGTTCGTCCTCGAGGGCGGCGCCGTGCCGCAGGTGCTGCTGCCCCAGCTCGTGCGGTACTGGCGCGAAGGCGTCTTCCCCTTCGAGAAGCTCGTGCGCACCTACCCGCTCTCCGAGATCAACCAGGCCGAGGCCGACTCGCTCTCGGGCGCCACCATCAAACCCATCCTCGTCATGAGCTGA